In Pseudomonas sp. FP1742, the DNA window CTGCTGTTGAGTGCCGTGACTCACGATATGGCGCGGGAGCTGCAGGCGTTGGTGTTTGCCAGTGAAACGCTGGCCGACTGGTCATCGGTGTTTGGCAAGTATGTGTCCCTCAATCCAGTTCCTGAGCGGGACGGCTTCACGACGGTCGACTGGCAGCCGGCGCCTTACGTTTCGATCTGCTGGAAGTTTGACCCGGATCGGCGAGATATGGCGTGGGTTCGCAGTCGCGATCAGTTGCTCATTCATCCCCTGCCCCGGCCTCAACACACGCGTGGCTGGGCTGATTCGATCAAGCACCTGAACGATCTGCTGCTGTTGCCGATGGCCGACGACAGCGACATATTCTTCATTTACGACCGGCTCGCCCAGACCCTTTGCCGACTGCAACGGACCATGACAGAGGGCAAGGGACAATGGGCCCACCAATGGGTGCAGCCCGCCGGGCTCAAGCAGGTCGTGGCCGTGGAGAGCGGCTATGTGGCACTCGATGAGGACGGGCTGTTTTTCAACCTGAGCGCGCAAGGCGAGGTGCAGCTGGGCGGCCTGAGCGAGCAGTGGCTCAAGGGTCGTGCCCAGTGGTGGCAGGCGCTGGAGCCGATTGCCGAGCGTTACCCGGGCAACAATATTGCCATTGTCGGTCTGCGCAATTTCGCCGATAACGGCAACGTGTGTGCCTGGTATGTGAATAACCGCTTGGTGCTGTGCGATCCGGGGCTCGACAAGGAAATTCGCCTGCTTGGCGTTACCCCGGACAATCAGGCGGTCTGGCTGTTCGATCTGTCCAGCGGTGAAATCTGGAGTCAGATGTTCATCGATCCGCAGCAACTTGATCAGGCATTCGGCACGGGCTCGCGACTGTTGCTGAACGACAGGTTGCCGGCTCATCAACAAAGGTGGGCGGATTGGCGTTTTGCCGACGTGACCATCGAGGGTGCCGGCTTGCGTGGGACAACCGTTGACGGCGTATTGCTGGAGCTGCGCCATCAAGAGGTGGAGATCATCACCGGCGTCAGCCACGACTGGGCGAGCGCCCATGGCGACCACTTGATCGAAGATCTCCAGGCGTTATTGGAAACGGAGGAGCATGGCGAATTTGTATCTGTGGAGTCCGAACCCGACAGCTTGCAGTGGTATGCCGTCCAAAGCGCTCGGCTGATCCGGATTACCGGTAAGGATCTACCCGCGGACTATGCGCTGTTGGGCACTCAAGGCCAGGTCAATGTGTTGCTGCATGAGGCCCGGGAAGGACGGGTGCGTGTGTATCCGGACAGGCGAAGCATCGGGCCGTTCGATTATGTCCAGCGCAACGCCGAAGTGCTGGTTGTCGAAGGAGAAAAGACCTTGGGTGATCTCCTGCCGCTGATTCCCGATGACGTCAATACGTTGATTCTGCGATTGGGGCAGGGCGCCGTGACTTGTCACCTGACGAAGGCTGTCTGGCTGAGGCTCGACTCAGTCATCGTCGACTGCCGGCACGCGCTGGGTGAAGTGCCGGCCATTCCAGGCAAATTGATCTGGGCCTTCGATGAGCCGCAAAGATTGCAGTTCGAGATTGTTCAGGAGCATCTGGTCATCGTTGACCCGGACAGTGAACACAGTCTGATCTTCCGCGATGTGTGTTCCGCCGACCCGGCATTGCGCGGTGATGTGTTCCTTGCGTTTGAAAAGCTGCAATCACATCCGGTATCGATGTTCGTGGCGCGGTTGCGCGACAGGAAAGGAAAAGCCGGCAGTGCAACGCTGCAGGAGCTGTTGGCGGAGCCGGCAGTCGCAGGTTAAGCGGCGACTGGGGCAGGTTTCATGAAAAAAGGCCGCGAACGATTCCGTTCGCGGCCCACGTTCACGGGATGACGGAGCTGTGCGCCTCTCAGGGCACCAGATAGCCTTTCACGCCGGTAAAGATGATCTGTGCCGCCAGTGCACAGACAAAAAGTCCCATCAAGCGACTGACGATCTGCAGGCCCTGGTCGCCGAGAATTCGCTCGATGCGGTTCGACAAGTAAAGCACCACCCCCACCGTGAAACTAGCCAGGGCAATGCTGAGGATCGCGGTGAGTTTGTCGTCCCAGTGCGGTTGGCTGACACCCATCACCAACAGCGCACCGATGGTGCCCGGGCCGACGGTCAGGGGGATGGTCAGCGGGACGATGGTCACGTCCTGCTGCACGTTATCGGTCTGCACCACCGACTTGCCCTGGGCCATGCCCAGCGCCGAGATGAATAGCACGCTGCCGGCGCCGATACGAAATGCATCCACGGTAATGCCGAACACGTCAAATATCACTCTCCCGAACAGGTACAGCAAGACGCTGGAAACCAGTGTGGCAATTGCCACTTTCCAGGCCAGGCGACGTTGTTCCTTGCGCGAATAACCGCGGGACAGACTGATGAAACAGGACAACACGAAGAACGGGCTGTAGAGCACCAGCATCTTCAGGTAAACGCTGAATAACACGTGGAGCATGATGTCGACTCGTGGCAGGAGATTGTTGGAGCGGAGTCTATCAGCCGGTTTAGAAAGTTGTCGGCGCGCGACGGGAGATTGCTCAGAACGTCGAAGCCGTACGATTCTGATGATCGCGCTGGGCAACCCAATGCTCGATCAGGTCGCGCAGCTGCGACAGTTCGACAGGTTTGGCCATGTGCCCGTCCATGCCGGCCTGGCGCGCGCGCTCTTTGTGCTCGGCGAGGATGTGTGCGGTCAGCGCCACCACGGGGGTGCGAATCCGCTGGTTGCCGACCTCCCAGGCACGCAATTGCTGGGTGGCGGAGAAGCCGTCGAGAACTGGCATTTCGCAGTCCATCAACACCAGGTCGTAACGCTGGGCCTTCATCGCCACCAGGGCTTCTTCGCCGTTGCTGGCGGTGTCCGGTTGCAGGTTGAGCTTGCCCAGCATGCCGCGAATGACCTTGGTCGAGATGCTGTTGTCTTCGGCCACCAGAATACGGAAGTCGCTGGGGACCTTGACCGGAAGGGTTGGGCCGGTGGGCAGATGCTGCGAAGTGGCCGGGCCTTTGTTGCGCTGGTTCAGCTCGTCCGCCAGGGTGGTCTTGAGGGTGTAGCCGGCCACTGGCTTGGCGAGGATGCGCTTGACCCCGGAGTTGCGCGCGATGATCTTGCTCGGCGCGTTGCTGATGCCGGTGAGCATGATCAGCAGGATGTCGTGGTTCAGGCTCGGGTCTTCCTTGATCTTGGCGGCCAGTTGCATGCCGGTCATGCCGGGCATGTTCTGGTCCAGCAGGACCACGTCGAAATAATCGCGCAAGTGGGCCTTGGTGCGCAGCAGCGCCAGGGCCTCCTTGCCGGACGGCACGGCGCTGACGTTCAGGCCCCAGGCGCTGCACTGCTGCACCAGCACCTTGCGACAGGTGTCGTTGTCGTCCACGACCAGAACGCGTGCGCCTTGCAACGGGCTGTCCAGGTCCGAGGTCGGATGTTCGAGGCGGTCCGGGTCCAGTGGCAGGGTCAGCCACAGTGTGCTGCCCTGGTTGGCGCCGCTCTTGATGCCGAACTCGCCCTGCATCAAACGGATCAGCTGCCGGGCAATCACCAGCCCCAGATTGCCCCCCAGGCTGGTGGCCGAAAGGAAGTGCTTGCTGTGCAATTCAGCGTGCATCAGTGCGTCGCGTTCTTCAGCCTCCATCGGTGGGCCGCTGTCTTGCACGGCGATACGCAACCGCGGTTTGGCGCTGCGCTCATCCAGCGCGACGACGATCAGAATCTCGCCTTCTTCGGTTTTCTTCAGGGCGTTTTCCAGCAGGCTCAGCAGGGTTTGGCGCAGGCGCGTCGGATCACCACTGATGACGCGCGGTACCTGCGGCTGGATAAAACTGATCAGCTCGATGTTCTGCTGCTCGGCCTTGGCGCGGAAGATGCTCAGGCAGTCTTCGATCAGGGCATTGAGGTCGAACTGCACGTCGTCCAGTTCGATCTGCCCGGACTCGAGCTTGGAGATGTCGAGAATTTCGTTGATCAGGGTCAGCAGTTCGTTGCCGGCGCTATGGATGGTTTGCACATAGTCGCGCTGCTTGACCGACAGCGGTGTGCCCAACAGCAGTTCGGTCATGCCCAGCACGCCATTCATCGGGGTGCGGATTTCGTGGCTGATTTTCGCCAGGAATTCGGCCTTGGCGTTTATTTCGGCATTGCTGGCAGCCAGATCGCGACTGACGCTGAAACGGTCTTCGGTGATGCTGCGCTGTCGCTCGCCCAGGGCAATACTCATCAGCAGGCCACTGATACAGATAAACACCAGCAGGGTGATGATCAGGCCTTGAGGGGCGACAAGGGTCAACCCCTGCAGTGCCGGCAGGATAATCAATGTGCCGAGGTTGAACACCACCATGGCCGCCACGAACAGGCGCGCCGGGCGATAGCCTTTTTGCCAGTGATGGGCGCTGACGAACAACATGCTCAGGCCCGCCAGGGCAACCAGTGCGTACGTGATCAGGTTCAGCGGCAGTGTGTTGACGAACAACAACAGCAGGCCGCAGGCCACGATGATCAGGATGTCCCCCAGCAACAGCTTGTTCAGCGGGTGTGGGCCGAGCGGGGCGAAGAAGCGGTAGGCGAACATCAGGCCGCAAGGTGCGGTCAGCAGCAAGGCCAGATAGGCGCCGGGCGTCTGCACGGCGGACCAGTTCGGCAACCATGGCCGGGCCAGGTTCAGCAGCAATACCAGACTGAGCAGCAGCAACCCTTCGCATGCCGCCAGCCAGAGGCTGCTGCGCGAACGGGTGTAGGCGTAACGCGTCAGGTTATGCAGGATCAGCATCCCGATGCATCCAAAGAGCAGGCCATAGATCAGTGTCTGGCTCTGAGTGGCCGCGGACATGATCGCTGATTGCAGGGTGACGTAAGGCCGCAACTGGTGTTCGGAGACCAGCCGCAGATAGACATCGAGGGTTTTGTCGCTTTGTGGCAGCGGCAACATGAAGTCGCTGCTGGGCAGGGGGCGTTCAGCCTGGGGCTGCCCGGTACCGGTATTCAATTGATCGATCAGCTGGTCGCCGTCGAGCACATACAGATTGAGGTGCGACAGGTCCGGTGCGAACACCCGCAGCAATTGTTCGTGTTTGCCGGGTGCGAGCCTGAAACGCAGCCATAACGCGCCCTCGGGCCCGGCCGCGGTGAGGCGTTCGAGTTCGGTGGGGCTGAATTGATTGGTGTAGCGGCTGGAGCGGATATCGCTCAGCTGCAGATCGCCCTGTTCGTCGAGCAATACCGCCCAGCCACTGCCTTGCGCGGCCTGGGCCGGGAGCATGCAGAGCAAGGTCAGCAGAGTGACGGTGAAGCCTATGGCAATCCTGAGCCAGCGCACGGCGAAATCCCTTCGTAGGTTGATGCCAGAATATAACTATGCGCGGCGCCGGAATAGTCCGGCAAGGGCCGCAAGCCCTTGCCTGGCCGAAAGGATGGCTTATTCCTGATTTTCGCCACGCTCGCGGGCAATGGCGCGGTAGCCAATGTCCTTGCGATAGAAGCAGCCTTCCCAGTCGATTTTAGCCGCCAGTTTGTAAGCCTGCTGCTGGGCTGCGTCGACG includes these proteins:
- a CDS encoding MarC family protein yields the protein MLHVLFSVYLKMLVLYSPFFVLSCFISLSRGYSRKEQRRLAWKVAIATLVSSVLLYLFGRVIFDVFGITVDAFRIGAGSVLFISALGMAQGKSVVQTDNVQQDVTIVPLTIPLTVGPGTIGALLVMGVSQPHWDDKLTAILSIALASFTVGVVLYLSNRIERILGDQGLQIVSRLMGLFVCALAAQIIFTGVKGYLVP
- a CDS encoding hybrid sensor histidine kinase/response regulator yields the protein MRWLRIAIGFTVTLLTLLCMLPAQAAQGSGWAVLLDEQGDLQLSDIRSSRYTNQFSPTELERLTAAGPEGALWLRFRLAPGKHEQLLRVFAPDLSHLNLYVLDGDQLIDQLNTGTGQPQAERPLPSSDFMLPLPQSDKTLDVYLRLVSEHQLRPYVTLQSAIMSAATQSQTLIYGLLFGCIGMLILHNLTRYAYTRSRSSLWLAACEGLLLLSLVLLLNLARPWLPNWSAVQTPGAYLALLLTAPCGLMFAYRFFAPLGPHPLNKLLLGDILIIVACGLLLLFVNTLPLNLITYALVALAGLSMLFVSAHHWQKGYRPARLFVAAMVVFNLGTLIILPALQGLTLVAPQGLIITLLVFICISGLLMSIALGERQRSITEDRFSVSRDLAASNAEINAKAEFLAKISHEIRTPMNGVLGMTELLLGTPLSVKQRDYVQTIHSAGNELLTLINEILDISKLESGQIELDDVQFDLNALIEDCLSIFRAKAEQQNIELISFIQPQVPRVISGDPTRLRQTLLSLLENALKKTEEGEILIVVALDERSAKPRLRIAVQDSGPPMEAEERDALMHAELHSKHFLSATSLGGNLGLVIARQLIRLMQGEFGIKSGANQGSTLWLTLPLDPDRLEHPTSDLDSPLQGARVLVVDDNDTCRKVLVQQCSAWGLNVSAVPSGKEALALLRTKAHLRDYFDVVLLDQNMPGMTGMQLAAKIKEDPSLNHDILLIMLTGISNAPSKIIARNSGVKRILAKPVAGYTLKTTLADELNQRNKGPATSQHLPTGPTLPVKVPSDFRILVAEDNSISTKVIRGMLGKLNLQPDTASNGEEALVAMKAQRYDLVLMDCEMPVLDGFSATQQLRAWEVGNQRIRTPVVALTAHILAEHKERARQAGMDGHMAKPVELSQLRDLIEHWVAQRDHQNRTASTF